From Arcobacter sp. LA11, a single genomic window includes:
- a CDS encoding bi-domain-containing oxidoreductase: MKQLLQDLKNGEILLEEIPLPNCGSNEVLIKTEKSLISPGTERMLLEFGKSSYIQKAKQQPDKVKMVLDKIKTDGLIPTMETVFAKLGEPMPLGYCNAGTVIEVGKNITEFKVGDRVVSNGAHSEIVAVGKNLVAKIPGNVSFEQASFTVIASIALQGIRLFQPTLGEKVVVTGLGLIGQLTLEFLKANGCDAIGIDIDQSKVDLARSNGFQALNPAKGEDPEAFISNYTDEIGADGVIITAATKSNGPIEQAANICRKKGRIVAVGAIGMDIPRPPFYEKELSFYISSSYGPGRYDSKYEVEGIDYPVGYVRWTQNRNFQAILQLLSTGSLNFDYLITHNYKFLEAPKAYNEILNNREALGVVLEYETLDSIVIKKKIDINSSSSDMLDSVNIGVIGSGNFTKLVVLPILKDSDAKLIGISSAKGLSSSISAKKFGFEYSTTDYSELLNDEKINTIFITTRHNSHAELIIQSLEAGKNVFVEKPLAINMEQLAEVVKTCKKLENENRLPYLMVGFNRRFSPFAIDIFNKTQGRSSSLAINMTINAGKLPKDLWVNDPSIGGGRIIGEGCHFIDTMSYLAKSNVTSIYSSALNSNKELAIKNDNVIMNLIFEDGSIGTLSYLANGNKSFPKEQMSLFCEGKVYLLDNYKKNLAYGSSDFKKFSQDKGHKNEMLSFIDNIKSANQSLISFNSLVNTTLATFAHVRSLEENRSVNISELLEELDALVR, encoded by the coding sequence ATGAAACAATTATTACAAGATTTAAAAAATGGTGAAATATTATTAGAGGAAATTCCTCTTCCAAATTGTGGTTCAAATGAAGTATTAATAAAGACAGAAAAGAGTTTAATTTCTCCGGGTACGGAGAGAATGCTTTTAGAATTTGGGAAAAGTTCTTATATTCAAAAAGCCAAACAACAACCTGATAAAGTAAAAATGGTATTAGATAAAATTAAAACTGATGGGCTGATTCCTACAATGGAAACTGTTTTTGCAAAGTTAGGAGAACCTATGCCTTTAGGTTATTGTAATGCAGGTACGGTAATTGAAGTAGGAAAAAATATTACAGAGTTTAAAGTTGGAGACAGGGTTGTTTCAAATGGGGCACACAGTGAGATTGTTGCAGTTGGTAAAAACTTGGTTGCTAAAATACCTGGTAATGTATCTTTTGAACAAGCTTCATTTACAGTTATTGCATCTATTGCTTTACAAGGAATTAGACTTTTCCAACCAACATTAGGTGAAAAAGTAGTAGTTACTGGATTAGGTTTAATTGGACAACTTACATTAGAGTTTTTAAAGGCAAATGGTTGTGATGCAATTGGTATTGATATTGATCAATCAAAAGTAGATTTAGCAAGGTCAAATGGTTTTCAAGCGTTAAATCCAGCAAAAGGTGAAGATCCTGAGGCATTTATCTCTAATTATACAGATGAAATTGGAGCAGATGGGGTAATAATTACAGCCGCAACAAAATCAAATGGCCCAATTGAACAAGCTGCAAATATATGTAGAAAAAAAGGTAGAATTGTTGCTGTTGGAGCTATTGGTATGGATATTCCAAGACCTCCTTTTTATGAAAAAGAGTTGTCTTTTTATATATCTAGTTCATATGGTCCTGGAAGATATGATAGCAAATATGAAGTTGAAGGTATTGATTATCCTGTTGGTTATGTAAGATGGACTCAGAATAGAAATTTTCAAGCTATTCTTCAACTGTTATCAACTGGGAGTTTAAATTTCGACTACTTAATTACTCATAATTATAAATTTTTAGAGGCACCTAAAGCATACAATGAAATTCTAAATAACAGAGAAGCTTTAGGAGTAGTTTTAGAATATGAAACATTAGACTCTATTGTTATAAAGAAAAAAATTGATATAAATAGTTCATCAAGTGATATGCTTGATAGTGTTAATATTGGTGTAATTGGATCAGGTAATTTTACAAAACTAGTTGTTTTACCAATATTAAAAGATTCAGATGCAAAATTAATTGGAATTTCTAGTGCAAAGGGTTTATCTAGTTCAATATCAGCAAAAAAGTTTGGCTTTGAATACTCAACAACAGATTATTCCGAACTTTTAAACGATGAGAAGATAAATACGATATTTATTACTACAAGACATAATAGTCATGCAGAATTAATTATACAGTCTTTAGAAGCAGGTAAAAATGTTTTTGTAGAGAAACCCTTAGCAATCAATATGGAACAATTAGCAGAGGTTGTTAAAACTTGTAAGAAGTTAGAAAACGAAAATAGATTACCTTATTTAATGGTAGGATTCAATAGAAGGTTTTCACCATTTGCTATAGATATTTTTAATAAGACACAAGGAAGAAGTTCTTCTTTAGCTATTAATATGACAATTAATGCAGGGAAATTACCGAAAGACTTATGGGTTAATGATCCAAGTATTGGTGGTGGAAGAATTATTGGAGAAGGCTGTCACTTTATTGATACAATGAGTTACCTTGCAAAAAGTAATGTAACTAGTATTTATAGTAGTGCATTAAATAGTAATAAAGAGTTAGCTATTAAAAATGATAATGTTATTATGAATTTAATTTTTGAAGATGGCTCTATTGGTACACTAAGCTATCTTGCAAATGGTAATAAGTCTTTTCCAAAAGAGCAGATGTCTCTTTTCTGTGAAGGAAAAGTATATTTATTAGATAATTATAAGAAAAACTTAGCTTATGGTAGTTCTGATTTTAAAAAGTTTTCTCAAGATAAGGGACATAAAAATGAAATGTTAAGTTTTATTGATAATATAAAGTCAGCAAACCAGTCTTTAATATCATTTAATTCTCTTGTTAATACAACTTTAGCTACATTTGCTCATGTAAGGTCTTTAGAAGAGAATAGAAGTGTTAATATTTCAGAACTTTTAGAAGAGTTAGATGCTCTTGTTAGATAA
- the pglE gene encoding UDP-N-acetylbacillosamine transaminase: MNKRLFLSSPHMSGNELKYIEKVFESNYIAPLGEYVNKFEESIRNYTGAKAALAVTSGTAGLHLALRILDIKEGDDVLASTFTFIGSINAIIYQGANPIFLDSDEASWNVSSEILQKYLDSCEEKPKAFILTHLYGMSADIEKIAKICKENGIYLIEDAAESLGAIFNDKHTGTFGDFGVYSFNGNKILTTSGGGMLVSNNEEYIKKAMFYSTQAREQEIFYQHEEYGYNYRMSNVIAAIGVAQMEVIEDRIAKKREIFSWYKEFLNDIDEITFMPELINSRGNRWLTALVFENTSYEKIINVLEDINVESRPLWKPMHLQPLFKNSKSFLDGTSEKLFEKGLCVASSTIMSQEDVKKICNIIRKECR; encoded by the coding sequence ATGAATAAAAGATTATTTTTAAGTTCACCACATATGAGTGGTAATGAATTAAAGTATATAGAAAAAGTTTTTGAAAGTAATTATATTGCTCCTTTAGGTGAGTATGTTAATAAGTTTGAAGAGTCAATTAGAAATTATACTGGTGCAAAAGCTGCACTTGCAGTCACTTCAGGAACAGCTGGTTTACATCTTGCTCTTAGGATATTAGATATTAAGGAAGGTGATGATGTATTAGCATCAACTTTTACTTTTATTGGTTCAATTAATGCAATAATTTATCAAGGAGCAAATCCTATATTCCTGGATAGTGATGAAGCTTCATGGAATGTATCTTCTGAAATATTACAGAAATATTTAGACTCTTGTGAAGAAAAACCTAAAGCATTTATTTTAACTCATCTTTATGGTATGAGTGCTGATATTGAGAAAATTGCCAAAATATGTAAAGAAAATGGTATCTATCTTATTGAAGATGCGGCTGAATCATTAGGTGCAATTTTTAATGATAAACATACTGGTACCTTTGGTGATTTTGGAGTTTACTCTTTTAATGGGAATAAGATTTTAACAACATCTGGGGGTGGGATGTTAGTTTCTAATAATGAAGAGTATATTAAAAAAGCTATGTTTTATTCAACTCAAGCAAGAGAACAAGAGATATTTTATCAGCATGAAGAATATGGATATAATTATCGTATGTCAAATGTGATAGCAGCAATAGGTGTCGCACAAATGGAAGTAATTGAAGATAGAATTGCAAAAAAAAGAGAAATTTTTTCTTGGTATAAAGAGTTTTTAAATGACATAGATGAAATTACTTTTATGCCAGAACTTATAAATAGTAGGGGAAATAGATGGCTTACTGCTTTAGTTTTTGAGAATACTTCATATGAAAAGATTATTAATGTATTAGAAGATATAAATGTAGAATCAAGACCTTTATGGAAGCCTATGCATTTACAACCATTATTTAAAAATTCAAAATCATTTTTAGATGGAACTAGTGAAAAGCTTTTTGAAAAAGGTTTATGTGTGGCAAGTAGTACAATTATGAGCCAAGAAGATGTGAAAAAGATATGTAATATAATTAGAAAGGAATGTCGTTGA
- the pglC gene encoding undecaprenyl phosphate N,N'-diacetylbacillosamine 1-phosphate transferase has translation MIKNIFDRLLALVLIILFSPLYIVVSLLIFLKMGSPVIFYQKRPGYKRKIFGIFKFRTMTNEKDKEGNLLPDDQRLIGIGKLIRSTSLDELPQLFNVLKGEMSFVGPRPLLIEYLDFYNDEQKRRHDVKPGITGWAQVNGRNAISWKQKFEYDVWYVDNQSFLLDMKILWMTFLKVVKRSDISSSTSSTMEKFTGN, from the coding sequence ATGATTAAAAATATATTTGATAGACTTTTGGCCTTAGTATTAATAATTCTATTTTCACCTTTATATATTGTTGTTAGTCTTCTTATATTTTTAAAGATGGGTAGTCCAGTCATATTTTATCAGAAAAGGCCAGGTTATAAAAGAAAGATATTCGGTATTTTCAAATTTAGAACTATGACTAATGAAAAAGATAAAGAAGGTAATTTATTACCTGATGATCAAAGACTAATTGGTATTGGTAAGTTAATTAGAAGTACAAGTTTGGATGAACTTCCTCAATTGTTTAATGTATTAAAAGGAGAGATGAGTTTTGTTGGACCTAGGCCTTTATTAATTGAATATCTAGACTTTTATAATGATGAACAAAAAAGAAGACACGATGTTAAACCTGGTATCACTGGTTGGGCCCAGGTAAATGGAAGAAATGCAATTTCATGGAAACAAAAGTTTGAATATGATGTTTGGTATGTAGACAATCAATCTTTTTTATTAGATATGAAAATATTATGGATGACATTTTTAAAAGTTGTTAAAAGAAGTGATATAAGTTCAAGTACAAGTTCTACAATGGAAAAATTTACGGGAAATTAG
- a CDS encoding glycosyltransferase, producing MEDKYILQFGSLAGWPYKIAKELRTRGINSKNVVYYNKDVHDLKRNLPFDESIYHPSDSKFTIFKKIIRFIKKSSKDTKLVHYHGSNIFFRELHHLYEGKLFHKNNIPMLITFGGGDVRNTRHSRKLNPYFYVPFGFESVKRDFRIFLRHKSWNKYLKYTLCTPEFSKYMEPYFEKVFIYRQPVNLDDIECRIPDANKSRPKILHIPTEPLVKGTKYIVEAVEKLKNDGYDFEFVLKRQLTQEELYREIVDCDIYVDELRCGSHGVTAIEAMCAGKPTLTYIREDLVDNYPEDLPIVNANPDTIYDVLKDLITDSQKRHNIGEVSRKYVEKYHDIKVVVDNIIKVYEEILGKKC from the coding sequence TTGGAAGATAAGTATATATTGCAATTTGGAAGTTTAGCAGGATGGCCATACAAAATTGCAAAAGAACTGAGAACTAGAGGCATTAATAGTAAAAACGTTGTATATTATAATAAAGATGTTCATGATTTAAAGAGGAATTTACCTTTTGATGAATCAATATATCATCCAAGTGATAGTAAATTTACAATTTTTAAAAAAATTATACGTTTTATTAAGAAAAGTTCTAAAGATACTAAGTTAGTTCATTATCATGGTTCAAATATCTTTTTTAGAGAATTACATCATTTATATGAAGGAAAACTTTTCCATAAGAATAATATCCCAATGCTAATTACATTTGGTGGTGGTGATGTTAGAAATACAAGACACTCAAGAAAACTGAATCCTTATTTTTATGTTCCTTTCGGATTTGAAAGTGTAAAAAGAGATTTTAGAATTTTTTTAAGACATAAGTCTTGGAATAAGTATTTAAAATATACACTATGTACTCCTGAGTTTTCTAAATACATGGAGCCTTATTTTGAAAAGGTTTTTATATATAGACAACCTGTTAATTTAGATGATATTGAATGTCGTATACCTGATGCAAATAAATCAAGACCAAAAATTTTGCACATACCAACTGAACCTTTAGTAAAAGGTACTAAATATATTGTTGAAGCAGTTGAGAAGCTTAAAAATGATGGATACGACTTTGAGTTTGTTTTAAAAAGACAATTGACTCAAGAAGAATTGTATAGAGAGATTGTTGATTGTGATATTTATGTTGATGAATTAAGATGTGGTTCTCACGGTGTAACTGCTATAGAAGCTATGTGTGCAGGTAAACCAACATTAACATATATTAGAGAGGATTTAGTGGATAACTATCCAGAAGACTTACCAATAGTAAATGCTAATCCTGACACTATATATGATGTTTTAAAAGATTTAATTACAGACTCACAAAAAAGGCATAATATAGGAGAAGTAAGTAGGAAATATGTTGAAAAATATCATGATATCAAAGTTGTAGTAGATAATATAATAAAAGTATATGAAGAGATATTAGGTAAAAAGTGTTAA
- a CDS encoding heparinase II/III family protein gives MLLLDKLKSIYQYISYMGYSWFFFRLKYEILKKINYFDYINNKILKKVNNVSRGLHIYENISLVNKEYISDSSFIEKANNAIDNKIYSFSNEYLDYSDGLKINWHKNPKTKVSSNSNIFWNKLPDFGKYGDIKLIWEASRFPQIYFFINAYSITKDKKYAESCVYQIIDWINNNSFPYGVNYKCGQEITFRILNWIVVLEYFDDFISEVNKKLIVENIYISLLRINANIDYAAKSVKNNHSISEAAGLFIGGLLFPQYKESKKLQKKGLKYLLKETEYQVYKDGSYIQHSFTYQRLALDVLSFVILVAKKKNYVLPKAILDRHFKMIFFLNSFIQDSGKLPNYGSNDGANLFPLSSNDYKDFKPNLNFAILLNNKKKLFSDSYSIANFFNINLNENIEDLTKEISFKDGGYYILKNKDVFSFIRCHSYRHRPASNDMFHLDIWYKGQNLFCDTGSFSYNTEKTFKNNFIGTIGHNTILINGSNQMTQVLNFGWSNWTKAECINSDSNNFLGKNYAYKEKFGIIQEREVSLEKNTITVIDSIKNIKSMTSIKQIWNTKYHVEIIDKYTLKINGYIVFSNVELKVETSYISEYYNSYFEGNRIIFYIDTDKDIEIKTVMEFK, from the coding sequence ATGCTCTTGTTAGATAAACTTAAATCTATTTATCAGTATATATCCTATATGGGATATAGCTGGTTTTTCTTTAGATTAAAATATGAAATATTAAAAAAAATAAATTATTTTGATTATATAAATAATAAAATATTAAAAAAAGTAAATAATGTATCTAGAGGTTTACATATATATGAAAATATATCTTTAGTTAATAAAGAATATATTTCAGATTCAAGCTTTATAGAAAAAGCTAATAATGCTATAGATAACAAAATATACTCTTTTTCAAATGAATATTTAGATTATTCTGATGGTTTAAAAATTAATTGGCATAAAAACCCTAAAACAAAAGTTTCATCAAATTCTAATATTTTTTGGAATAAACTTCCTGATTTCGGTAAATATGGTGATATAAAGTTAATCTGGGAAGCTTCTAGATTTCCACAAATCTATTTTTTTATTAATGCATACTCAATTACTAAAGATAAGAAATATGCTGAATCTTGTGTTTATCAAATAATTGATTGGATAAATAATAATTCTTTTCCTTATGGTGTAAATTATAAATGTGGTCAAGAAATTACGTTTAGAATTTTAAATTGGATTGTTGTTTTAGAGTATTTTGATGATTTTATTAGTGAAGTAAATAAAAAGCTAATTGTAGAAAACATATATATTTCACTTTTGAGAATTAATGCAAATATTGATTATGCTGCAAAATCAGTTAAGAATAATCATTCAATTAGTGAGGCAGCAGGTTTATTTATTGGAGGTTTATTATTTCCACAATATAAAGAATCGAAAAAGCTTCAAAAAAAAGGATTAAAATATTTATTAAAAGAGACTGAATACCAAGTTTATAAGGATGGTTCATATATTCAACACTCTTTTACTTATCAAAGGCTAGCTCTAGATGTATTATCTTTTGTAATATTAGTTGCTAAGAAAAAGAATTATGTGTTACCAAAAGCGATTTTGGATAGACATTTTAAAATGATCTTTTTTTTAAACTCTTTTATTCAGGATAGTGGAAAACTACCTAACTATGGTTCAAATGATGGAGCAAATTTATTTCCTTTATCTTCTAATGATTATAAGGATTTCAAACCAAATTTAAATTTTGCAATTTTATTAAATAATAAGAAAAAACTATTTAGTGATAGTTATTCAATTGCAAATTTTTTTAATATTAATTTAAATGAAAATATAGAGGATCTAACAAAAGAGATATCATTTAAAGATGGTGGTTATTATATATTAAAAAACAAAGATGTATTCTCTTTTATACGTTGTCATTCATATAGACATAGACCTGCAAGTAATGATATGTTTCATCTAGACATTTGGTATAAAGGTCAAAATCTATTTTGTGATACTGGCTCTTTCTCATACAATACAGAAAAAACTTTCAAAAACAATTTTATCGGAACAATTGGTCATAATACAATTTTGATTAATGGTTCAAACCAAATGACGCAAGTTCTTAATTTTGGATGGTCAAATTGGACAAAAGCTGAGTGTATAAATAGTGATTCTAATAATTTTTTAGGAAAAAATTATGCATATAAAGAAAAGTTTGGAATAATACAAGAAAGAGAAGTAAGCCTTGAGAAGAATACAATTACAGTCATTGATTCTATTAAAAATATAAAATCAATGACAAGTATAAAACAGATATGGAATACAAAATATCATGTAGAAATAATTGATAAATATACTTTAAAAATTAATGGATATATAGTTTTTTCGAATGTAGAATTAAAAGTTGAAACATCATATATATCAGAATACTATAATTCTTATTTTGAAGGTAATAGAATAATATTTTATATTGATACAGATAAGGATATAGAAATAAAAACAGTAATGGAATTTAAATAA
- a CDS encoding AglZ/HisF2 family acetamidino modification protein: MLRTRVIPCLLLKDKSLVKTVKFKEYNYIGDAVNTVRIFNELEVDELMFLDIFASKENRKINFKILQNIANECFMPLSYGGNISSLDDAKRVFEIGFEKVVINSNAYKNLKLIEEISNYFGVQSVVGSIDIKKTFFGGDNIYSHHGKKKQKNDIVQWAKQLESAGTGELLITSIDNDGTWDGYDVNLIRSITSSVQVPVIANGGCGSLEHITDVVKNGNASACAVGSMVVYQKKGMGVLINFPSRERLKKALS; encoded by the coding sequence ATGTTAAGAACTAGAGTAATACCATGTTTACTTTTAAAAGATAAAAGCCTTGTTAAAACTGTGAAATTTAAAGAGTATAACTATATTGGTGATGCAGTTAATACAGTTAGAATATTTAATGAATTAGAAGTTGATGAATTAATGTTTTTAGATATATTTGCTTCTAAAGAGAATAGAAAAATTAATTTTAAAATTTTACAGAATATTGCTAATGAATGTTTCATGCCTTTATCTTATGGAGGAAATATAAGTAGCTTAGATGATGCAAAAAGAGTTTTTGAAATTGGATTTGAAAAAGTAGTTATTAATTCAAATGCATATAAAAACCTTAAATTAATAGAAGAGATATCTAATTACTTTGGTGTACAAAGTGTTGTTGGTTCAATAGATATAAAAAAGACTTTTTTTGGTGGTGATAATATATATTCTCATCATGGAAAGAAAAAACAAAAAAACGATATTGTTCAATGGGCTAAACAACTTGAAAGTGCAGGTACAGGAGAACTATTAATAACTTCAATTGATAATGATGGAACATGGGATGGCTATGATGTAAATTTAATAAGAAGTATTACAAGTAGCGTTCAAGTGCCAGTAATTGCAAATGGAGGTTGTGGTAGTTTAGAACATATTACTGATGTTGTAAAGAATGGAAATGCTTCAGCATGTGCCGTGGGAAGTATGGTTGTTTATCAAAAAAAAGGTATGGGTGTATTAATAAATTTTCCTAGTAGGGAACGATTAAAAAAAGCATTGTCTTAA
- a CDS encoding lipopolysaccharide biosynthesis protein encodes MLKDFIRKINRKGFFHLIFSNFLVQFLGFGLVIFLGKILPPADIGVIKTVQSYAAFFIVIGTFGYNTSLLKIASERRPIYEKRALLFLSLKKVTLFSILSIVLLNLLLYFGYLTNSEKVRFWLEKYSVVILFASFGYIFFAYFQALKKIKKVAKLQAIIRIIFIILIFIFTYFYGLSGLVYSTIGSYIVGTLIYLKSIKYFKIKRKIVKNSEKYNNYAFFAFLSTLLGVFSQNVDIYLLDYLLVDEETVGFFSICLIFFLSATVINGTVQTIVTPYFSYNENNYEWLKKTLIKYQLLMVPISIVIAISLYIAAYLLVEYYYGNGYDVVLSILPFLLIKYVCWSTYSITGGALVGLGVIKLPFFVSLVLTSFGLLLSYYFYFDYGILGIIYGGIIRTIINSMTTNYIFFYTIRKKKNAIN; translated from the coding sequence GTGTTAAAAGATTTTATTAGAAAAATAAATAGAAAAGGTTTTTTTCATTTAATTTTTTCAAATTTTTTAGTTCAATTTTTAGGATTTGGGCTTGTTATATTTCTAGGTAAAATACTACCTCCTGCTGATATAGGTGTTATTAAAACAGTCCAATCTTATGCAGCATTTTTTATTGTGATTGGTACGTTCGGTTATAATACTTCATTATTGAAAATTGCATCTGAAAGAAGGCCAATTTATGAAAAAAGAGCTCTTTTATTTCTTTCTTTAAAAAAAGTTACATTATTTAGTATATTATCGATTGTTTTACTAAATTTATTATTATATTTTGGTTATTTGACTAACAGTGAGAAAGTAAGATTTTGGTTAGAGAAATATTCGGTTGTAATATTATTTGCGTCATTTGGATATATATTCTTTGCTTATTTTCAGGCTTTAAAAAAAATAAAAAAAGTTGCAAAGCTTCAAGCTATTATAAGAATTATCTTTATAATACTAATATTTATATTTACATACTTTTATGGTTTATCTGGATTAGTATATTCTACAATAGGTTCATATATTGTAGGAACTCTAATTTATTTAAAGAGTATTAAATATTTTAAGATTAAAAGAAAAATAGTGAAAAATAGTGAAAAATATAATAATTATGCTTTTTTTGCATTTTTGTCAACTTTATTAGGTGTTTTCTCACAGAATGTGGATATTTATTTACTTGATTACCTTTTAGTAGATGAAGAGACTGTAGGTTTCTTTTCAATTTGTTTAATTTTCTTTTTATCCGCAACAGTTATAAATGGTACGGTACAAACAATAGTAACACCATATTTTAGTTACAATGAAAATAATTATGAATGGCTAAAGAAGACATTAATAAAATATCAACTTCTAATGGTTCCTATTAGTATAGTCATTGCAATTTCTTTGTATATAGCTGCATATTTACTTGTTGAATATTATTATGGTAATGGTTATGATGTCGTATTATCAATTTTACCATTTTTACTAATTAAATATGTATGTTGGTCTACATACTCAATTACTGGTGGTGCTTTAGTTGGATTAGGTGTAATTAAACTTCCATTCTTTGTATCTTTAGTTTTAACTTCATTTGGTTTACTATTGTCTTATTATTTTTATTTTGATTATGGTATTTTAGGTATTATATATGGTGGAATTATTCGTACTATAATAAATTCAATGACAACTAATTATATATTCTTCTATACAATTAGAAAGAAAAAGAATGCTATTAACTAA
- a CDS encoding acetyltransferase: MKSIYIYGASGHGLVVADIAMANGYEQIIFIDDGDNEYLSFNDIKENTNIPISLGIGSNRVRKVLFDKLKSYKFEIETLVHPSSIVSNSAKIGKGTVIMPNVVVNAKALVGDAVILNSSCVVEHECKIGNFSHISPNVALAGNVIVNDFTHIGIGSSIIQGVIIGKNCIIGAGSVVVKNINNNKKAFGNPCKVIEDINE; this comes from the coding sequence ATGAAATCAATTTACATTTATGGTGCAAGTGGACATGGATTAGTTGTTGCTGATATTGCTATGGCTAATGGATATGAACAAATTATTTTTATTGATGACGGAGACAATGAGTATTTATCATTTAATGATATTAAAGAGAATACTAATATCCCTATATCACTTGGAATTGGATCCAATAGAGTTAGAAAAGTTTTATTTGATAAATTGAAAAGTTATAAGTTTGAAATTGAAACACTTGTCCATCCTTCTTCTATAGTTTCAAATAGTGCAAAAATAGGTAAAGGCACTGTTATTATGCCAAATGTGGTTGTAAATGCAAAAGCATTAGTTGGAGATGCAGTAATATTAAATAGTTCATGCGTAGTTGAACATGAATGTAAAATTGGTAATTTTTCACATATTTCTCCAAATGTAGCATTAGCTGGAAATGTTATTGTTAACGATTTTACACATATAGGTATTGGTTCTAGTATAATACAAGGTGTTATTATTGGAAAAAATTGTATAATAGGTGCCGGCTCAGTCGTTGTTAAAAATATAAATAATAATAAAAAAGCATTTGGAAACCCGTGTAAAGTTATTGAGGATATAAATGAATAA
- a CDS encoding glycosyltransferase family 4 protein, with product MKIVLFHQYFLGKNDPGGSRWNEFTSFFKKKSNFVIDVIAGNIHYATGKKILPNTWFNTELVEKDITLYRTWTYSGYNSNFIGRVIGYLSYTFSSLIKSFLVEKPDVYIVTSPSIFVGISAIIVSKVRRVPFIFEVRDLWPESAVATGVLNNKFLLNILYWLEYRLYKYSKRIVVLTPAFKENIEQRFPEFIGKIEIITNGADFSIMDKENKSQLIREKFNWGNKKIFTYLGAHGVANDLIQVIEVANLFKGNDSVHFVLIGDGMQKKFLQEKALEYNLNNLEFIDSVPKHEVVDYINASDICMAILKKTDTFKTVYPNKVFDYMSCKKPILVTIDGITRNLIEKSNCGLYSEPENLKELEFTVNKFITMTHENLSEFGNNGFDFVKENFDREKLTEKYIRVIKGVVND from the coding sequence ATGAAAATTGTACTTTTTCACCAATATTTTTTGGGTAAGAATGATCCTGGTGGCTCAAGATGGAATGAGTTTACTTCTTTTTTTAAAAAAAAATCTAATTTTGTTATAGATGTAATAGCTGGTAATATACATTATGCAACTGGTAAGAAAATATTACCAAATACTTGGTTTAATACTGAGTTAGTAGAAAAAGATATTACATTATATAGAACTTGGACTTATTCGGGATATAATAGTAATTTTATAGGTAGAGTTATAGGATATCTATCTTATACTTTTTCTTCATTAATAAAATCTTTTTTAGTTGAAAAGCCAGATGTTTATATTGTTACTTCACCATCTATATTTGTTGGTATTTCTGCAATAATTGTTTCAAAAGTAAGAAGAGTACCTTTTATTTTTGAAGTTAGAGACTTATGGCCAGAATCCGCAGTTGCTACAGGAGTTTTAAATAACAAGTTTTTATTAAATATATTGTATTGGCTTGAATATAGACTTTATAAATATAGTAAGCGTATTGTAGTTTTAACTCCGGCATTTAAAGAAAATATTGAACAGAGGTTTCCCGAGTTTATAGGAAAAATTGAGATTATAACAAATGGCGCTGATTTTTCAATTATGGATAAAGAAAATAAGTCTCAATTAATTAGAGAAAAGTTTAATTGGGGAAATAAGAAAATTTTTACATATTTAGGTGCACATGGAGTAGCAAATGATTTAATTCAAGTCATAGAAGTTGCGAATTTATTTAAAGGTAATGACTCTGTGCATTTTGTTTTAATTGGTGATGGTATGCAAAAGAAGTTTTTACAAGAAAAAGCATTAGAGTATAATTTAAATAATTTAGAATTTATAGATTCTGTTCCAAAACATGAGGTTGTAGATTATATTAATGCAAGTGATATATGTATGGCAATTCTGAAAAAAACAGATACTTTTAAGACTGTATATCCAAATAAAGTATTTGATTATATGAGTTGTAAAAAGCCCATTTTAGTTACGATTGATGGAATTACAAGAAATTTAATTGAAAAATCTAATTGTGGTTTGTATTCAGAACCAGAAAATCTAAAAGAGTTAGAATTTACAGTAAATAAATTTATAACTATGACTCATGAAAATTTATCAGAGTTTGGTAATAATGGGTTTGATTTTGTAAAAGAAAATTTCGATAGAGAAAAGCTTACAGAAAAATATATAAGAGTAATTAAAGGGGTTGTAAATGATTAA